Genomic window (uncultured Hyphomonas sp.):
GCCGACATTGCGCACCGTGGTGAAGCCGGCCAGCAGGGTGAGCTTGGCATTCTTAACCCCGGTGATCGCCATCCGTTCGTCCGAGAAGGAGAGGGACTCATAGGGCGGGTCGTCCGCGTCGCCGGTCAGGTGGACGTGCATGTCGATAAAGCCGGGCATCATCGTCGATCCGCTGCCGAATTCGATGATGTTCCCGCTTTTCGGGGCCTTCAGGGTGGATTTCGTGCCTCTGGCCGTGATCTTGCCATCCGTAATCATAAAGGCTGCGTTGCGGATCACTTTGCCATCTGCCGGGTCGATAAACCGGTCTGCCGAGACATATGTGGTTTCGGCAAGGGCCGGGGCGGCGACGGCCGAGGCGATTGCGAGCGCGGCGAAGGCGGGCGTCAGTCTCATGAGGGGCGGTCCTGTGCTGGCGAACTGGAATTCAACCGGACTATCCTGTCCGTTCATGCGCCGCGTCAAGCGGGTGACGCTGCGACGCCTGTCCAGCCCGGCCGGGCGATTGCGCGTGCTGACCGCTTGACGAACCCTGCGGAACCCCGCCTCACTGGCCTCTGAAGCAAAAGGGAGATCGGCCATGGCCGCTACGGCGCTCAAGACATTCGAGGAAATTAAACTGGAGAAGGAAGATGGCATTGCCATCCTGACCCTTCACCGGCCAGAGAAGATGAACGCCTTCACAGGCAAGATGATGCAGGAGATGATCGAGGCCTTCGACATCACCGACGCAGACGACGACGTGCGCGTTGTCATCGTGACGGGGCACGGCGACCGTGCCTTCTGCGCAGGGGCTGACCTCTCATCCGGCGCCAAGACGTTCGACTATGACAAACGTTCGGGCGACGGTGAGGCCGGCCGCACTGCCAGCGAAGATATCCAGCGCGACGGCGGCGGACGCGTGACGCTGCGCATCTTCAACAGCCTGAAGCCTGTGATCGGCGCCATCAATGGTGCGGCTGTCGGGATCGGTGTGACCATGCAACTGCCGATGGACATTCGCCTCGCATCCGACAAGGCCCGTTTCGGGTTCGTCTTCAATCGCCGGGGCATCAACCCGGAGGCGGCATCCTCCTGGTTCCTGCCGCGTCTCGTTGGCATCCAGCAGGCGTTGGACTGGTGTTACACCGGCCGGATCTTCCCGGCACAGGAAGCGCTCGATGCGGGTTTCGTGAAGGCCGTCTATCCGCACGCAGAGCTTCTGGACAAAGCGAAAGAGCTGGCGCGTGAGATTGCGGACAATACCGCCGCTGTCTCCACGACGCTGACCCGCCACATGATGTGGCGCATGCTGGGCGCGAGCCATCCGATGGAAGCCCACATTGTCGATTCCGCCGCGATCTACTCGCGCGGCAAGACCGAAGATGCCCGCGAAGGCGTGATGAGCTTCCTTGAGAAGCGCCAACCGACCTATCCTGTGAAAGTCTCCGACGGGATGCCGCAATTCTTCCCGTGGTGGGAGGAGCCGGAGTTCAAATGGATTGGCGGGGACGGTTCGTGAGTGATCAGCACTTCGAGTTCGTAAAGACAAATGGCGTCACGCTACGTGTGGCGACCGCCGGGGACGGGCCGCTAGTCGTGCTCGTCCACGGTTTCCCGGAAAGCTGGTATTCCTGGCGTCACCAGATCAAGGCGCTGAGCGAGGTCGGCTACCGGGTCGCCGCACCAGACGTACGCGGCTATGGCGAATCCGAGCGGCCGGAGCCGGTGGAGGCCTATGACCTCGAAAGCCTGACGGGCGACATTGCCGGCTTGGCAGAAGCCTTGTCACCGGGTGAGAAGGCGGTCGTCGTCGGCCATGACTGGGGCGCGCCGATTGCCTGGAACACAGCCCGTCTGCATGCGGACAAATTCCGTGCAGTGGCCGGGCTTTCCGTGCCTTACATGCCGATGGGCGATGTGATGTTCCTGGACATGGTGCACAAGGTGTTCACCGAGCGCGGCCTGTTCTTCTATCAGGTCTATTTCCAGGACATCGGCCCGCCGGAAGCGGAGCTGGAAGCAGATCCTGCAGCGACGATCCGGAAGTTCTACTATGCGATTTCCGGCGATGCGCCCGACGGCACCTGGCCAACGGACAAGAAGCATGGCGACACGCTGCTGCACCGCCTGCCGGAGCCGCTCATGCCACTGCCCTGGCTGGATGCGGATGATGTCGCTTATTATGACAGCCAGTTCCGCAAGTCCGGCTTCCGCGGTCCGCTGAACCGCTACCGCAATCATGCGCGCGACTATGCGTTCCTGAAGAACCATCCCGCGAATCCGGTGATCCAGCAGCCATCGCTGTTCATTGGTGGCACGAAGGATCTGGTGCTGAAAATGTTCCAGGGAGACATCGTCGCGGCGATGAAGCCGAACCTGGCGGGTCTTCGCGGTTGCCACCTGCTGGAGGGCTGTGGCCACTGGACCCAGCAGGAGCGTCCCGAAGACGTGAACCGCTATCTGATCGACTGGCTGGGCGGGCTGTAAGGCCCGCCTGCCGGCACGATTTGTAATTACGTCAGAAGTTCACGCGGTTGGAGACGGCACCATCCACAATCAGGTTGACGCCCGTCGTGTAGGATGAAGCGGGGCTCGCGAGGAACACGGCCGCATTGGCGATTTCCTGTGGCGTAGCGCAACGCCCGGTCGGGTTGCGGGAATTGGCCTGCTTGAAGAATTCGGGCTGGTTCGTCTCGATCATGTGCCAGATGCCGCCCTCAAAATAGACCATGCCCGGCGAGACGACATTGACACGCAGGCGCTTGGCCGCGTTTTCGCGGGCGAGGCCTTTGGCAAAGTGGATGAGCGACGCCTTGACCGGGCCATAGGAGTCCGCCCTGTCGGCCTGAGCTGCCGAAATGGACGCGATGATGATGAAGGCTGCATCGCCATGTGCCTTTGCGGCCTTGTCGAGGAAAGGCTCTGCCGCGTTGAACGCGTTGACCGCGCCCAGCACGTCCAGCTGGAAATTCTGCGTCCAGGCTTCCGGCGTGTTGCCCTGTGCCATGGCGCCGGCATTGGAAACGAGGATGTCGATACCGCCCAGTTCGACACCGGCCTTGCGGATCCAGGATTTGAGGGCCTCCGCGTCGGTAATGTCGACGGAGGCGCCGGTTGACTTGACGCCCTTGGCCTGCAGCACTTCGACCGTCTCGGCGACCTGCTTTTCGTGGCGGGCACAGATGGCGACATTGGCGCCTTCATTCGCGAGCGTTTCAGCGATGGCGCGTCCGATGCCGCGTGTGCCACCCAGAATGACGGCGTTCTTTCCTTTGAGATGCAGATCCAATTCGGTTCCCTCCTGCGGTTACCGGAGGAGTGTGACTGCAAAGCCCGGCGAAACCAACACCTGTCTTTACGTCGAGGCTTGCCAGCGCGCCGTTCGGTTGGTTGATGGACGGTATGCAAAGCCTTCTTCCCATAGCCGCCGACATCGGCGAGCGCCTCAGACAGCGCGGCGAGACCGTCGCGATTTCGGAATCCTCCTCCGGTGGCCTGATTTCGGCAGCCTTGCTGGCTGTGCCGGGCGCTTCGGCCTTCTACCGGGGCGGCGGGGTCATCTACACGCCGCAGGCTTTCCGGGGACTGCTCGGCCTGACGAAGGAAGATCTTGGCGACATGCGGTCTTCGACGGAGCCCTATGCAAGGCTCTTGTCCCGCACGATCCGGGGCAAGCTACGCGCTGACTGGGGCCTGTGCGAAACCGGCGCGTCAGGACCGAACGGCAATCCCTATGGCGATGCGGCGGGGCACACCTGCGTGGCAGTCTGTGGTCCGGACCGGTTCGAAGCGTCACGGACGCTGGAGACCGGCCTCGATGACCGGGAAGACAATATGCGCCGTTTTGCCATCGAAGCGCTGGACCTGCTGCACGCAGCGCTGGCCTGAGCGCTATTCGAGGTCGGCGCCGTAGCCTTTCTGCTCCTTGGTCAGGTCGCCGAAGCGGGTGACGTTGGAGTCGAAGGCGAGTTCCACGCGGCCGATCGGGCCGTGACGCTGCTTGCCGATGATACATTCGGCCTTGCCGTAAACTTCGTCCATCCGCTGGCGCCACTGAGCCCATTTCTCGTTCGAGGCCGGGTCGGTCGGGTCCGCGCCGGGTTCGGTCCGGGCGAGATAATACTCCTCGCGATAGACGAACATGACGACGTCGGCGTCCTGCTCGATCGAGCCGGATTCGCGAAGGTCTGAGAGCTGCGGGCGCTTGTCGTCGCGCTGCTCCACGGCCCGGGAGAGCTGGGAGAGAGCGATGATCGGAACGTTCAGGTCTTTGGCCAGCGCCTTCAGCGAGGTGGTGATCTGCGTGATTTCCTGCACCCGGCTGGAATTGGCGTTGGACGTGCTGACAGTGATCAGCTGCAGGTAGTCGATCACGATCATGTCGAGGCCGACGGAGCGTTGCAGGCGGCGGGCGCGCGCCGCCAGCTGGCTGATCGAGATGCCGCCGGTGTCATCGATATAGAGCGGCAGGTTCTGCAGTTCCTCGGTTGCCTCGCGCAGGCGTTCGAAGTCGCTCTTGTCGAGGTCACCCTGACGGATGCGGTGTGTCGTGATGCCGGTACGTTCGGCGATGATACGCGTGGCCAGCTGTTCGTTCGACATCTCCAGCGAGAAGAAGCCGACGATTGCTCCGTCCACGGTTTTCTTGGAGCCATCTTCCTGCATTTCCGCGCGATACGCAGAGGCCGCGTTGTATGCGATGTTGGTCGCCAGCGAGGTCTTGCCCATCGACGGACGTCCGGCGAGGATGATGAGGTCCGACCGGTGCATGCCGCCGAGTTTTTCGTCGAGATCACGCAGCCCGGTCGGGATGCCCGCGATCTTGCCTTCACGCTTGTAGGCCGCTTCAGCCGTTTTCAGCGATTCGGTCAGCGCTTCGGCAAAGCTGGTGAAGCCGCGGCCGGTGGCGCCGCGCTCGGCGAGGTCGAACAACTGGCGCTCGGCCAGTTCGATCTGGCGCTCGCCGCTCTCTTCCGGGGCAGGGGTCAGCGCCCGGCCCTGAAGGTCGCTGCCAATGCCGACCAGAGAGCGGCGCATGGCGAGGTCGCGGATCATATGGGCGTAGTCGCCTACCTCGGCCCCGAAAGCTGCCGAGTCGAGCAGCTGTTCCAGGTAACGTGCGCCGCCAATCTCTGACAGCTTCTCGGCTTTCTCGAAATGCTCGCGCAGGGTCACGCCATCCGCGATGCGCCCCTGCTGAATCATGATGGAAGCGACTTCATACAATTCCTGATGGGCCGGGGCGTAGAAGTCTGACGCGCGCAGGATGTCGGCGACGCGTTGGTAGGAATTGTTGTCGAACAGAATGGCGCCCAGCACAGCGGCTTCCGCCGACAGATTGTGCGGTGGCGCGATGGCGTCTTTTGGAGAGGCGGTGTCGTCGAGCGGCATGGGATTAACCCTACCTTACCTGAGGTCAGAGTGCACGGTGATAGAGCGGCCAGACCTGTGGATAAGTCGCCGTCATCGGTGGATGGCCTGCCAAGTGATGGAAATGCCAAAGAAAAAGGCCGCACCCGGAAGTGCGGCCTTTCCAATCTGGTGTGCCGTGAAGCTTATTCTTCTTCGGCCGGGCCTTCAGCAGCGCGGTCAGCGGCCGCTTCGGCCAGCTCACCTGCCTGCTCGTCTGCCTGTGCCTGGTTGGCGGCCTGCAGTGCGGCAACGATGTCTTCGCCTTTGGCCTGACGGTCAGCTTCGTCCTGCGAACGGGCAATGTTTGCCTGCACGGTGACGGTGACTTCCGCATGGAGGCGGATGGACACGTCGTACATGCCGATCTCTTTGATCGGCTTGTCGAGACGGACGCCCGAACGCGGCACGCTGTAGCCAGCGGCTTCAGCAGCGTCAGCGATGTCACGAGCGGTGACGGAGCCATAGAGGTGGCCGGTGTCGCCAGCCTGGCGGATCAGCACAAAGATGGCGCCGTCGAGCTTCTGGGATTCGTTCTCAGCAGCTGCGCGGGCTTCCGCGTTGCGGGCTTCGATGGCGTCGCGTTCACGCTCGAAACGGGCGCGGTTGCGGTCATTGGCCATCAGGGCCTTGCCTTGCGGGAGAAGGAAGTTACGGGCGAAGCCGTTCTTCACTTTCACTTCCTCGCCGATACCACCGAGGTTCTCGACGCGCTCAAGGAGGATCACTTGCATGTCAGTCTCTCCTTACTTCACTTCGAAGGGAAGCAGGGCGAGCATGCGGGCACGTTTGATGGCCTGGGCAAGCTTGCGCTGGTTCTTCAGGTTCACAGCCGTGATGCGGCTCGGCACGATTTTCCCTTTTTCAGAGATATAGCGCTGAAGCAGTTTCACGTCTTTGTAGTCGATCGTCTGGGCGTTATCGCCCGAAAACGGATCGACCTTGCGGCGGCGGCCGAACGGACGGCGGGCCGGGATGTTCGTAATGTTCAGTTTCTGAGCCATGTCCTGTCCCTTTCCTAGTCGCGGCGGCGGTCTTTGCGGGAGAGGACCGGCGACGGCTCGTCGCTCAGTTCTTCCACGCGGATGGTCATGTAGCGCATCACGTCTTCCGACAGGCGCTGGCGGCGTTCCAGTTCGTGGATCGCTTCAGCGGGGGCGTCGATGTTGATCAGCGAATAGTGACCCTTGCGCTGCTTCTTGATCGGGTAGGCAAGGTTGCGGAGGCCCCAGTATTCGGTTTTGCCGATGGTGGCGCCTTTTTCCTTGAGGAAGCCGGACAGTTCTTCGACAAAAGAGTCGACCTGGGCCGGCGAGATGTCAGGTCGTGTGATCACGACATGCTCGTAAAAAGCCATGTTTTCATTCCCAAAATCAAAGGGGTGCGGCGCCTGACAGCGGGAAACTGCCGGACGATGGCCCCTCTTCCCCCGGCTCATTCCGGAGTACCAAGGACCGCATCCCTGTCCATGAAGGCGGCTGTAAAGCCTATCTGGCAAGGAATTTCAATAGCTTGCGCACACGCGGTCTCACCTTTAGGCACGGCGAAAATTTCGGGAGAATCGCCGATGACCAAACTCGCTTTCATTTTTCCTGGCCAGGGCAGCCAGGAAATCGGCATGGGCAAGGCCCTTGCGGATGCCTTTCCGGCCGCCCGGGACGTCTTCCACACCGTCGATCAGGCCCTGGGGCAGAACCTTTCGGACCTCATGTGGAACGGCACGATTGAAGAGCTGACCCTCACCGCAAACACTCAGCCAGCCCTGATGGCGCACTCGCTGGCTGCGATGAAGGCGCTGGAGGCTGAATTCGGCATTTCAGCGAAGGATGCAGCCTTTGTGGCAGGCCATTCGCTGGGCGAATATTCGGCTCTGGCCGCTGCGGGGTCTTTGACGGTTGCCGATACGGCGCGCCTGCTGCGTATCCGGGGCAACGCCATGCAATCTGCCGTACAGCCCGGCGAAGGTGCCATGGCGGCGCTACTGGGCGCGGATGTCGAGCAGGCAGAAGCCGCCTGCGCCGCGGGACGTGAGACGGGTGGGGTCTGCGAACTGGCGAACGACAACGCGCCGGGCCAGCTGGTCCTGTCCGGCTCCAAAGCGGCGATCGATGCGGCCTGCGAGTGGGCGAAGGCGAATGGCGTGAAGAAGGCGATGCCTCTGAACGTGTCTGCGCCTTTCCATTGCTCCCTCATGCAGCCGGCCGCCGACGCGATGTCGGAAGCCCTGGCAGGCACCGAGATCAAGGCACCGGTTGTGCCGGTGGTCGCAAATGTCTCCGCAAGCGCCGTGACCGATCCGGAAATGATCCGCCAAAACCTTGTCGCACAGGTCACCGGGCGTGTCCGCTGGACCGAGAGCGTGCAGTTCATGGTCGCACAAGGCGTCGACACGACAGGCGAAGTTGGCAACGGTAAGGTTCTGACGGTCATGCAGCGCCGTATCGAGAAATCACTGAATGGCTTCACCCTCGGTTCGCCAGAGGACCTTGAAGCCTTCGCACAAGCCTTGAAGGGATAATCCCATGTTCACACTCAACGGCCGTACGGCCCTCGTCACGGGCGCTTCCGGCGGTATCGGCAGCGCGATTGCGAAAGCCCTGTCGGAAGCCGGCGCGAAAGTCGTCCTGTCCGGCACCCGCGAAAACGTCCTGAACGAAGTGGCGGCGACACTGCCCGGCGAAAGCGCCGTGGTTACCTGTAACCTGTCCGACCCTGACGCCGTGGACGGCCTCGCTGCGAAGGCAGAAGAAGTGATCGGCCCGCTCGACATCCTCGTCGCGAATGCCGGCATCACCCGCGACAAGCTGCTGATGCAGATGAAGGATGACGACTGGAACGACGTCATCAACATCAATCTGGGGTCCTATTACCGACTGACGAAGAGCGTCGTGCGAGGCATGATGAAGCGCCGTCACGGCCGCATCATCGGCATCACGTCGGTCGTTGGCGTGACCGGAAACCCCGGCCAGACGAACTATTGCGCGTCGAAAGCCGGGATGATCGGGTTTACCAAATCACTGGCTCAGGAAGTCGCCAGCCGCGGTATTACAGCCAACGCGATCGCACCTGGCTTCATCGAATCACCGATGACGGATGTGCTGCCGGAAGCGCAGAAGAGTTCGCTTCTCGGGAGAATTCCGGCCGGCCGTTTGGGGCAGGGTGGTGATATTGCTGCAGCTGCGGTGTATCTGGCGTCAGACGAAGCCGCCTACGTTACGGGGCAGACACTGCACATAAATGGTGGCATGGCGATGATCTGATAGGCACAGTTGGTGGCTATACAAGGGCTTGGCGGCTCGGATAACTGTGTGCTAGGCGCAACACAATGGTTCGGATTTCGGACCATTCCTCAGGCATTTAAGAGAGGTAAGCATGTCTGACGTTCTTGAACGTGTTAAGAAAATCGTTGTCGACAATCTCGACGTGGAAGGTGACAAAGTCGTCGAAAGCGCGAGCTTCATTGACGACCTTGGCGCAGACTCGCTGGACCTCGTCGAGCTGGTCATGGCTTTCGAGGAAGAATTCAATATCGAGATCCCAGACGACGTGCAGGAATCCATCCGCACCGTCGGTGACGCCGTGACCCATATCAAGGCTCACATCTAAGACATCCTGGACAAGAGGGGTCTCCATGTCTGACCGCCGCGTCGTCATCACCGGTATTGGTATCGTTTCGCCGCTTGCGGCGACACGCGAAGCCACATGGGAGCGGCTTATTGCCGGCAAGTCGGGGGCCGGGCGTATCGACACGTTCGATCCCGAAGACATGCCGTGCAAGATCGCTTTCCAGGTGCCGTGGGTGACTGGCCGCGGTGGTGGCGAGGGAGACCCTGAAGCATTCGATTCAGAAAAGTTCGTTTCCAAAAAGGAGATGCGCCGGATCGATGAGTTCATCCTCTACGCCCTCGCGGCGGCAGAGGAGGCTGTTGAAGACGCCAATTGGCGGCCCGAAGACGAAGAAGAGAAGGAACGCACAGGCGTCCTGATCGGTTCGGGCATTGGCGGGCTGGAGTCGATCTATGAAACCGCGATCACGCTGCATGAGCATGGTCCGCGCAAGGTCAGCCCGTTTTTCATCCCTTCGGCCCTGATCAACCTCGCCTCTGGCCAGGTCTCTATCAAATACGGGTTCAAGGGACCTAATCACTCAGTCGTCACGGCCTGCGCCACTGGCGCACATGCAATCGGGGATTCGTCCCGCCTCATCAAATACGGCGATGCCGATGTGATGATTGCCGGCGGCGCCGAAGCTGTGATCGGCCGTATTGGCATTGCCGGCTTCTGTGCCGCCAAAGCCATGTCGACCAATTTCAACGACACGCCCGAAAAGGCTTCGCGTCCCTATGACAAGGACCGCGACGGCTTCGTCATGGGTGAAGGTGCTGCTGTCGTCGTGCTCGAAGAGTATGAGCACGCCAAGGCACGCGGCGCGAAGATTTATGCGGAAGTCGCAGGCTATGGCCTGACCGGCGACGCTTACCACATCACGGCCCCCGCCGAAGGGGCTGAGGGTGGCTACCGCGCTATGAAAATGGCGCTCAAGAATTCGGGCATCGATCCGACCGAGATCGACTATGTCAACGCGCACGGCACCTCGACTCCCAAAGGCGATGAAGGCGAAGCAGGCGCGGTCGAGCGCGCCTTCGGTGACCACGCCAGCAACATGTCCATGTCGTCGACGAAATCGGCTGTGGGGCACCTGCTCGGCGCTGCTGGTGCAATCGAAAGCGCCTTCTGCGCGCTGGCGATCCGTGACCAGGTAATGCCGCCGACGCTGAACCTCGACAATCCGAGCTTCGAGACCAAGCTGGACCTGATCCCGCACAAGGCCAAGAAGGGCCGCGTGCGTGCCGCGATGTCGAACAGCTTCGGCTTCGGCGGAACAAACGCCAGCCTCGTCCTGCGCGAGGTGAAGTAAGTCCCTTTCCGGAGTCCTGCACCCCGCTTAGGCTGCGGTGCAGGAAACCCGCTGATTGAGGCTACGCATGAAATTCCTGAAGGGCCTGCTGTCGCTCATCGTCCTTGTCCTCGTCATTGGCGGGGCCGCTGCCGGTGCCGGTTGGGTCTGGATGCAGGACGCGCTGAACCGCGATGGCCCGCTGGCTGAAGATGTCGTTTTCCATGTGGAACCCGGTGAAGGCCTCGCAGGCGTTGCCGTCCGCCTGGAGCAGGAAGGCATTATTCGCAGCGCCGAGCTGATCCGTCTCAAAGCAAAGCTGGAAAACACGGAAACCGATATCAAGGCCGGCGAATTCAAGATCGAGCGTGGGGCCAGCATGGTCGAAGTGCTGCACACGCTGATCGAAGGCAAAGGCATCCTCTACAAGATCACCTTGCCGGAAGGGCGCACGACGGCGCAGCTCATGAAAGTGATTGAGGCCGATCCGGTCCTCGTCGGGGAGATGCCGGAAGAGGAGGTGGCGGAAGGTTCCCTCCTGCCGGATACATATCTTTTCGATCGGGGGATGACACGCGCCGAGCTGATCCAGTTGATGCAGGACAAGCAGACCGAATTGTTGGAGGATCTCTGGCCGGAGCGCGATCCGGAAATCCCGGTCAAAACACCCTATGAGGCGGTGATCCTCGCCTCGGTGGTGGAAAAGGAAACCGGTCGCGTGGACGAACAGCCGGAAATCGCGGCCCTTTTCACAACGCGCCTGAAGCGCGGCATGCGGCTGGAAAGTGACCCGACGATCATCTACGGCGTCTCGCGCGGTGAACCGCTCTACAATGCCAGGGGCCAGCGCCGGACTTTGCGCCGGTCTGAGATCGATACGAAGACCGACTGGAACACTTATCAGATCGACGGCTTGCCGAAGACACCGATCTGCAATCCGGGGCGGGGAGCGATCGAAGCGGTGCTGAACCCGCCGCACACGGAATACATTTTCTTCGTCGCGGACGGCAAGGGCGGGCACCTCTTCGCCAAAACGCTGGCGGAGCACAATCGCAATGTGGCCGCCTATCGCGCCTATGAGCGGAAAGAAATTGCACGGGAGCGGGCGGGCGAATGAGCGTACTTTCGGGGATGACCGGTTTTGCCCGTGTCGCGGGTGAGGCCGAGTGGGGCAGCTGGGCCTGGGAGGCGAAGAGCGTGAATGGCCGAGGCCTCGACGTGCGCGTGAATTACCCGCCGGGCTTCGAAGCGCTTGACCGGGCCATCAAGTCAGCCGCGCCGAAATATTTCAAGCGCGGCTCCCTGCAGGTTGCGCTGCGGATTGACCTCGCAAGCGGTGCCGACACGGCAACGATCAACAATACGCTTCTGGATGCGCTGGCTGCCGCCGTAGAAAAGCGGACCGGCACGGCTCTGTCGGGCGACGTGTTCGCGAGCCTGATGAACGTCAAGGGCGTCGTGGAGCCCGGTGCGTCCAGTCTTCGTGATCTGGCTGGGGATGAGACCGTAATCAGTCTGCTGGCTCAGGCAGGTGACGAAGCGCTGAAGGCCCTGCAAGCCGAGCGGCAGCGCGAGGGCGGTATGCTGGCAGAACTGCTGGAAGGCCTTGTCGTCAGCATGGAGGCTCACTGGCGCCAGGCTGGTGATCTGGCCGGCACCCAGCCAGCCCTGCTAAAGGAGCGCCTCACAAAGCAGCTGGACGAGCTCGATCCCGATGGCCGGGTCGACAAGGACCGGATGGCGGCAGAAATCGCGCTCAGCGCGGCCAAGGCGGATGTGCGTGAGGAACTCGACCGGCTGAGCGCGCATTTCGCCTCGGCACGGGAACTGCTCGCAGGCGGCTCCCCGGTCGGCCGGAAACTGGACTTCCTGGCACAGGAACTCAACCGCGAAGCCAACACACTCTGCTCGAAATCCATCAGCCTCGATTTGACGAATGCGGGACTCGGTCTCAAAGGGCTTATCGACCAGTTCAAGGAGCAGGCCGCCAATGTCGAATAGCGGACACCCAAAAGACAGCGGAACGCGCCGGGGGCTGATGCTGGTCCTCTCCAGCCCATCGGGCGCCGGCAAGACGACTCTGGCCCGCAAGCTGATCGAAGAGTTCCACGATGTGAAGCTGTCTGTCTCCGCAACAACGCGTGAGCCTCGTCCCGGTGAGGAAGACGGCAAGGATTACTTCTTCCGCAGCGAACAGATGTTCCAGGAAATGATTGAGCGTCGCGAGTTTCTGGAATGGGCGCACGTCTTCGACAAGTATTACGGAACGCCGAAAGCTGACACGGTCGCACGGCTGGAAGGGGGGGAGGACGTCCTTTTCGACGTTGATTGGCAGGGCGCCGATGCGCTGCATGACCAGATGCCGAACGATGTCGTCTCCGTGTTCATCCTGCCGCCCAGTATCAGCGCGCTGGAACAGCGGCTGGCGGCACGGCCTGGCTCAACGCCGGAAATCGTCGCCCGCCGCATGGAAGACGCCAAGCGCGAGATCATGCACTGGCGCCGTTATGACTATGTCATCGTCAATGAAGACCTTGAAGTCGCCTATCAGCGGCTCCGCCGGATCCTGCTGGTCGAGCGTCTCAAACGCCTGCGCCAGCTGGACCTCGAAAACCATGTGCGCCGCCTGTTGGGTGAAGCCTGATCCAGAACAGTGCTTGACTTGGGCGCGTC
Coding sequences:
- a CDS encoding crotonase/enoyl-CoA hydratase family protein, with translation MAATALKTFEEIKLEKEDGIAILTLHRPEKMNAFTGKMMQEMIEAFDITDADDDVRVVIVTGHGDRAFCAGADLSSGAKTFDYDKRSGDGEAGRTASEDIQRDGGGRVTLRIFNSLKPVIGAINGAAVGIGVTMQLPMDIRLASDKARFGFVFNRRGINPEAASSWFLPRLVGIQQALDWCYTGRIFPAQEALDAGFVKAVYPHAELLDKAKELAREIADNTAAVSTTLTRHMMWRMLGASHPMEAHIVDSAAIYSRGKTEDAREGVMSFLEKRQPTYPVKVSDGMPQFFPWWEEPEFKWIGGDGS
- a CDS encoding alpha/beta hydrolase, with amino-acid sequence MSDQHFEFVKTNGVTLRVATAGDGPLVVLVHGFPESWYSWRHQIKALSEVGYRVAAPDVRGYGESERPEPVEAYDLESLTGDIAGLAEALSPGEKAVVVGHDWGAPIAWNTARLHADKFRAVAGLSVPYMPMGDVMFLDMVHKVFTERGLFFYQVYFQDIGPPEAELEADPAATIRKFYYAISGDAPDGTWPTDKKHGDTLLHRLPEPLMPLPWLDADDVAYYDSQFRKSGFRGPLNRYRNHARDYAFLKNHPANPVIQQPSLFIGGTKDLVLKMFQGDIVAAMKPNLAGLRGCHLLEGCGHWTQQERPEDVNRYLIDWLGGL
- a CDS encoding SDR family oxidoreductase; translation: MDLHLKGKNAVILGGTRGIGRAIAETLANEGANVAICARHEKQVAETVEVLQAKGVKSTGASVDITDAEALKSWIRKAGVELGGIDILVSNAGAMAQGNTPEAWTQNFQLDVLGAVNAFNAAEPFLDKAAKAHGDAAFIIIASISAAQADRADSYGPVKASLIHFAKGLARENAAKRLRVNVVSPGMVYFEGGIWHMIETNQPEFFKQANSRNPTGRCATPQEIANAAVFLASPASSYTTGVNLIVDGAVSNRVNF
- a CDS encoding CinA family protein produces the protein MQSLLPIAADIGERLRQRGETVAISESSSGGLISAALLAVPGASAFYRGGGVIYTPQAFRGLLGLTKEDLGDMRSSTEPYARLLSRTIRGKLRADWGLCETGASGPNGNPYGDAAGHTCVAVCGPDRFEASRTLETGLDDREDNMRRFAIEALDLLHAALA
- a CDS encoding replicative DNA helicase, with the protein product MPLDDTASPKDAIAPPHNLSAEAAVLGAILFDNNSYQRVADILRASDFYAPAHQELYEVASIMIQQGRIADGVTLREHFEKAEKLSEIGGARYLEQLLDSAAFGAEVGDYAHMIRDLAMRRSLVGIGSDLQGRALTPAPEESGERQIELAERQLFDLAERGATGRGFTSFAEALTESLKTAEAAYKREGKIAGIPTGLRDLDEKLGGMHRSDLIILAGRPSMGKTSLATNIAYNAASAYRAEMQEDGSKKTVDGAIVGFFSLEMSNEQLATRIIAERTGITTHRIRQGDLDKSDFERLREATEELQNLPLYIDDTGGISISQLAARARRLQRSVGLDMIVIDYLQLITVSTSNANSSRVQEITQITTSLKALAKDLNVPIIALSQLSRAVEQRDDKRPQLSDLRESGSIEQDADVVMFVYREEYYLARTEPGADPTDPASNEKWAQWRQRMDEVYGKAECIIGKQRHGPIGRVELAFDSNVTRFGDLTKEQKGYGADLE
- the rplI gene encoding 50S ribosomal protein L9; this translates as MQVILLERVENLGGIGEEVKVKNGFARNFLLPQGKALMANDRNRARFERERDAIEARNAEARAAAENESQKLDGAIFVLIRQAGDTGHLYGSVTARDIADAAEAAGYSVPRSGVRLDKPIKEIGMYDVSIRLHAEVTVTVQANIARSQDEADRQAKGEDIVAALQAANQAQADEQAGELAEAAADRAAEGPAEEE
- the rpsR gene encoding 30S ribosomal protein S18; this encodes MAQKLNITNIPARRPFGRRRKVDPFSGDNAQTIDYKDVKLLQRYISEKGKIVPSRITAVNLKNQRKLAQAIKRARMLALLPFEVK
- the rpsF gene encoding 30S ribosomal protein S6 — encoded protein: MAFYEHVVITRPDISPAQVDSFVEELSGFLKEKGATIGKTEYWGLRNLAYPIKKQRKGHYSLINIDAPAEAIHELERRQRLSEDVMRYMTIRVEELSDEPSPVLSRKDRRRD
- the fabD gene encoding ACP S-malonyltransferase — encoded protein: MTKLAFIFPGQGSQEIGMGKALADAFPAARDVFHTVDQALGQNLSDLMWNGTIEELTLTANTQPALMAHSLAAMKALEAEFGISAKDAAFVAGHSLGEYSALAAAGSLTVADTARLLRIRGNAMQSAVQPGEGAMAALLGADVEQAEAACAAGRETGGVCELANDNAPGQLVLSGSKAAIDAACEWAKANGVKKAMPLNVSAPFHCSLMQPAADAMSEALAGTEIKAPVVPVVANVSASAVTDPEMIRQNLVAQVTGRVRWTESVQFMVAQGVDTTGEVGNGKVLTVMQRRIEKSLNGFTLGSPEDLEAFAQALKG
- the fabG gene encoding 3-oxoacyl-[acyl-carrier-protein] reductase, coding for MFTLNGRTALVTGASGGIGSAIAKALSEAGAKVVLSGTRENVLNEVAATLPGESAVVTCNLSDPDAVDGLAAKAEEVIGPLDILVANAGITRDKLLMQMKDDDWNDVININLGSYYRLTKSVVRGMMKRRHGRIIGITSVVGVTGNPGQTNYCASKAGMIGFTKSLAQEVASRGITANAIAPGFIESPMTDVLPEAQKSSLLGRIPAGRLGQGGDIAAAAVYLASDEAAYVTGQTLHINGGMAMI